A genomic window from Phragmitibacter flavus includes:
- a CDS encoding DUF3379 domain-containing protein, with amino-acid sequence MMRPEDARNELDASTLRPGDASEASRALAAGDAELQQWLEKRSQFDEQVAGALGEIPVPAGLNDDILKAMEMERDLEPSVSKRRVGMLPLLLTMAVVIALAGVWWWNDAGGTGKDWERQALSMVKSIDSHEVRLDRFSGDLALLKASLKEVGSPMPEELPDGFAAMRSLGCKVFEVEGRPASVICFEIAPGQEAHLVMVGVEPGVPEAATKFESRGEWQVATWNKGGQRYMLATKASEEVLKGVFATLMDKGSRSFLIV; translated from the coding sequence ATGATGAGACCGGAAGATGCCAGAAACGAATTGGATGCCAGCACGTTGCGCCCAGGGGATGCTTCGGAGGCAAGCCGTGCCTTGGCGGCGGGGGATGCAGAACTTCAGCAGTGGTTGGAAAAACGGAGCCAGTTTGATGAACAGGTGGCCGGGGCGTTGGGTGAGATTCCGGTGCCTGCGGGATTGAACGATGACATCTTGAAAGCGATGGAAATGGAGCGCGATTTGGAGCCGTCAGTGTCCAAACGGAGGGTGGGGATGTTGCCCTTGTTGTTGACGATGGCGGTGGTGATCGCGCTGGCGGGTGTCTGGTGGTGGAACGATGCGGGAGGAACGGGGAAGGATTGGGAGAGGCAGGCGCTGTCGATGGTGAAATCGATTGATTCGCACGAGGTGAGATTGGACCGTTTTTCTGGCGACCTGGCCTTGTTGAAGGCGTCGCTTAAGGAAGTGGGATCGCCGATGCCGGAGGAGTTGCCTGATGGGTTTGCGGCGATGCGCAGTCTTGGCTGCAAGGTGTTTGAGGTGGAGGGGCGTCCAGCCTCAGTGATTTGTTTTGAAATTGCGCCGGGTCAGGAAGCCCATTTGGTGATGGTGGGCGTTGAGCCGGGGGTGCCGGAAGCAGCAACGAAGTTCGAAAGTCGCGGTGAATGGCAGGTGGCGACATGGAACAAGGGAGGTCAGCGTTACATGCTGGCAACAAAGGCTTCTGAGGAGGTTTTGAAGGGGGTGTTTGCGACTTTGATGGACAAAGGGAGTCGGAGCTTTTTGATTGTTTGA
- a CDS encoding DoxX family protein produces MSEDSKLKRGWLGLNEGLARIGSSLVDPVLLLIRFYWGWQFFLTGKGKLMNLDGTAEFFGELGLPLPKFQAMMAGGVECVGGLLLLAGLCSRLAALPLIVVMMVAYATAHVEELKGMFSDSDAFVTAAPFLFLLASVLVFVFGPGRYSADVLLLKSRRA; encoded by the coding sequence ATGAGTGAAGATTCGAAACTGAAACGCGGTTGGCTCGGGTTGAACGAGGGGCTCGCCAGGATAGGATCATCGTTGGTTGATCCAGTGTTGCTATTGATCCGGTTTTATTGGGGTTGGCAGTTCTTTCTGACGGGGAAAGGCAAGCTGATGAATCTGGATGGAACGGCGGAGTTTTTCGGTGAGCTTGGGCTGCCGTTGCCGAAGTTTCAGGCAATGATGGCCGGGGGAGTGGAGTGTGTTGGAGGATTGTTGTTGCTGGCGGGATTGTGTTCCCGACTTGCGGCGCTGCCGTTGATCGTGGTGATGATGGTGGCCTATGCAACGGCGCATGTGGAGGAGTTGAAGGGGATGTTTTCGGACTCTGATGCGTTTGTGACGGCGGCACCTTTCTTGTTTTTGCTGGCTTCCGTGCTGGTGTTTGTCTTTGGCCCAGGGAGGTATTCGGCGGATGTTTTGTTGCTTAAATCTCGCCGGGCATGA
- a CDS encoding RNA polymerase sigma factor → MEFSVDQGEDVRLAVPSMDSKVDFQQLVDGHYAALYRFAFSMCRAEAQAKDLVQQTFLLWARKGHALKDATKVKTWLFTTLYREWLAVARREKRFESVEFEPERHEAVDEPAAEPVEVDGAMLQRALDELAVGYRAPLVLFYLKELSYKEIAEALDIPVGTVMSRLSRGKGLLRDILNRTQNVTTSRGAVE, encoded by the coding sequence ATGGAGTTTTCCGTTGACCAAGGGGAGGATGTTCGGTTGGCTGTGCCATCAATGGATTCCAAGGTGGATTTTCAGCAACTGGTGGATGGGCATTATGCGGCATTGTATCGCTTTGCCTTCAGCATGTGCCGGGCTGAAGCGCAGGCGAAGGATCTGGTGCAGCAGACGTTTCTATTGTGGGCGAGGAAGGGGCATGCGTTGAAGGATGCGACGAAGGTGAAGACCTGGTTGTTTACGACGCTGTATCGGGAATGGCTGGCGGTGGCGCGTCGGGAAAAAAGGTTCGAGTCGGTGGAGTTTGAACCGGAGAGACACGAGGCGGTGGATGAGCCTGCAGCTGAACCGGTGGAGGTCGATGGGGCGATGTTGCAACGTGCCCTCGACGAGCTGGCGGTGGGTTACCGAGCGCCGTTGGTGCTGTTTTATTTGAAGGAGTTGTCTTATAAAGAGATTGCGGAGGCTTTGGACATTCCCGTGGGGACGGTGATGTCGAGATTGTCGAGGGGCAAGGGGTTGTTGCGTGATATCTTAAACAGGACCCAGAACGTAACTACCAGCAGGGGGGCGGTGGAATAG